The Zalophus californianus isolate mZalCal1 chromosome X, mZalCal1.pri.v2, whole genome shotgun sequence genomic interval caaagattaattgaccatagagttgtgggttcatctctgggttctctattctattccattgatctttatgtctaattttatgtcagtaccatactgttttgatcactacacctttataatataacttgaagtctggaattgtgatacttccagcattcctcttctttttcaatgttgctttgactatttggggtcttttgtgttctatacacattttaggattgtttgttctatctcTGGGAAATATGTTGTTGGTAgtttgataaggattgtattaaatgtgtagattgctttgagtagtatagacattttaacaatatttattcttccaatccaagcatggaatatctttccatttctttgtgccatcatcaatttctttcattagtgttttagagttttctgaatacaggtcttttacttctttggttagatttcctcctaggtatcttattggttTTGGTTCAATTGTGAATGGTACTGatgctttaatttctctttctgctgcttcattattggtccagtgtgtcattcaaagcctttgtttccgtctttattttctgtttagataatcTGTCAATTGATGTAGATGATGTTAAATTCTGCTACTAATTATTCTGTTATTATTAATTAcatcctttatgtttgttatgaaTTGCTTTGGGTGCTCccgtgttgggtgcataaatatttactattgttagatcttcttgttggattgtcccctttattattatataatgcccttctttgtctctttttaaagtctttgttctAAAGTCTACTTtgcctgatataagtattgctactctgactttcttttgaaatccatttacatgataaatgtttctccatctcctcactttcaaagattttatttatttatttgaaagagagagagagagtgcacaaacaaggggaggggcagagggagagggagaagcaggcttcccactgatctgggaacccaatgtgggactcaatcccaggactccaggatcaagacctgagccacccaggcaccccctcactttcaatctgcaggtgtctttaggtctaaaatgagtcttttacaggcagcatatagttgggtcttgtttttctatccattctgacaccctctgtcttttgattgaagtgtTTAGTCCAGTTACATTaggagtaattattgatagatatgtatttatttccattttatatttgttttgtcatttttttctggagatttttctctgatcctttcttgtctttttcacttttggtctctcctttgcactcagagtcccctttaatatttcttgcagggctggtttagtggccaTGAACCCCTTTAGTTtttatctgggaaactctttaactctcctattctgaatgataaccttgctggatagagtattcttggctgcagatttttcccattcagcattttGAATGTATCACACCATTGCCTTCTGGCTtcccaagtttctgttgagaaatatCCAGCTAGACTTATGGGTTTTCCTTTGTAAGTTaaggatttcttttgtcttgatgtttttaagatttttttctttatcaccatattttgcaaatttaattacaatatgtctttgTGTTgctctgcttttgttgattttgatgggcgctctctgtgcctcctgaatctggatattgtttccttccctagattagagaaattttcagctattatttcttcaaataaattttctgccctcttttctctccttccccctcctcatcctcttcccctcctcctccccctcctcccactcttcctcctcctcctcctcctcctcctcctcctcctcctccttcttcttcttcttcttcttcttcttcttcttcttcttcttcttcttcttcttcttcatcctcctcctcctcctctccttcttttccttctcctcctcctctccttcttctgtGACTCCTCTAATAAAGGTGTTATTACATTTGATATCATCACTGAGTTCTCTATGTCTTttctcatgttgcataattcttatttttctcttttgttcagtttcattattttctattattttgtcttctagatcactaattcattcctctgctttttccagcctgctgttcattacATAAAgtctgtttccaatctcattCATTGTACTCTTCatctgattcattcttttttagctcttttatctatgtggtaagggtctcactaatgttctctattcttttctcagGCCAAATGAGTATCCtcatgattgttgctttaaattctccgtTTTACTTAGATCCCTGGACAtaatcttgttctttcatttgggatgaatcactccatctttgcattttgtctaagtctctgctttcttctctgtgttagaaaatccCGTTGTCTCCTGCTTCTGAAAGTAGTGACATTATGAGGAAGAGGTCATGTAATGCTCAGAGCCTactgcttcagggagtgtctccgtTATGTGCTGCATGCGTTCTGCTACTGTGGTTttgctgctctatccttcagtcTAATCATCTGCAGAGGCTTTCTTTGcttgctgtgggcagtgtttggtccctgacCTGGATGCAGTGAGTTGTAACTGTGTGGTCTGGTTGGCTTGTGAAATGAGACATGACACCACTTGCatcagaactgaggccctgctaAACTCTCTGGTAAAGAGACATGGTGGGGAATGGTTGCACTTATCTTCTGGGTGAGGGACCTGTTGCACTGAGACTGAGCCAAGGTGACTGAAAAGGACAGCCCCACCAGAGTGCTGGGGGTTGGGTTTTGTTGTAAGCAAATTGAGTAGCCAGTGTAGGAGCTGAATTGCTTCCAGAAGGTGGTTCTTTATGttaaggggaaggggaaggaaatggaACTGGTCAGCTCCTTTGTTCCAGGAGAGGTGTCTCCATGAATGTTGCCTCTCAGGGATGTGCTCTCAGCAGAGTGAATAATATCCCTTCTGTGTACCCAAGTTCTTCAGATCTTTGTTTCAATGCTGTCTGTCCCCAGGTTGTTTGCCTGTCTTCTCTCCAGGagtagcataatgccctcagggctCTATTCCAGGCAAGCCCTCTGACCTTTAAAACCCCAGgttttaagccccactggttgcaagaaccCACAAAATTCAGGCCCTCTTGTTTTCCAAGTCAATGGCTTCTGGGaaatgttttcttcatgttttcctcagtgtggttctctctctcttgcccttctccatgACCATGGTTCCCTTCCCTCAGCAGTGGCTGCAATTCCTTCCTCCCCTAGACCTACTTTGATGtggccttttctcttcttttacttgtggagtttgttctttcAGTCTTCAGGTAAATTTCTGGGGAATTTAGgttgatttgatagttatctagctgtgtttgtgGGACAAGACATGCCTAGGGTCCTCCCagtcttctgcctcttcctctgctaaGAAgcactttcctcttttttttaattatttttttatttgagtgtagttgacacacaatatttcATTAGTTTCATGTGGACAACATAGTGCTTTGACAAGTTTGTAAATTAGGTTTTACtctattttcccaacactgtaGCAAATGTTATTATCTGTCACTGTTCTAATAGGCAAacactattacaaaaaaaaattcacacaaataAAACAGTTTGTAAATTTCCAACCTTATAAAGACAAGAAAGTAagtctttataattttataaacctGACTACTGCtttataaaataccattttaatgaAAGCAAATATACGAAATTTTAAGTTTCACATTTTTCAATGTTAGTGGTTTGGATTACAAAATTATTTCaccacaaaaatttaaaaaatagcaatttttcATTCTGCATTCATAATATTCAATTCACCAATATTCTCTTTATATATGTCTTTACTTGTGAGAAATAAGGTCTAACTGAAAAACTACATGTgtgatactttgtttttttcaaaggcttaaaacatattttaataagttAATGCTGTATTACTGCTCCATTTCTCAGAAAAACGCCAAAGATATCAGGGACAAATCAAACATGGTAcaccaataaaaaaaatgcacagcatAACTACCTAAGATAGGCAAGGCTAAGAGCTACTGTCCAACCTTCAGCATACAGCAACCCTGTTCCCAAGATTGTACTAGGCTTATCAAGAAAAGCTGTGAACAGCAACATCATAGACACAAAAGGGCCATTCCTGGGTTGTCCTAACCCAAGAAAAAAGATGGAGGCAACTtaacagaagattttttttttttaaagatacactaAAATGAAAATCTCTAAGAGAAAATGTCTTCCTTAGGACATGAAGGGGTAATATATGGGATATAACAGAACCGTATGTATGTTGTCTGTGACCTCTGTGGACATTTGCCTGAATTCCCACCTGCGAGTGAATGGAACAATGGGGCTAAGGTCATTGGGGGATGCTTGTTTTTGTGGTGTATATGGCAGCGTCTCTGGGGTTTGgagggtaaaataaaaaaacaaatagaacagGATGGACAAAGAATGGAATGATCAAGAttaatgggggctctaactggaTCTAGTTTGCCATGGTTCCCACCCTTCACAGGCCCTCAACAATCAGGAATGCACCACACAAAATCAATTAGTTAAACGATATACAACACAGAACTGATTTGTTAAATATTGCCCTTCCCTTgccctcagcctccagcaaacTCCCTCAGAGTAGTACAGGCAAGGAAGAACTATTGGGAGGAATCCCTAACACCTTTCCAGGCAGAATTCTGGCTAGTCCATAAAGGATccttcttttaaggttttttggGAAACTAgacattgaaatttttattagtaTCGGCGACGTTTATTTGGAGCAAATTCAGCTCCAGGAGCTGCATGGTTGAATGCAGGAGGGGTTCCACCAATTGCCCCAATTCCTTCCATTGTAGCAGCTTGGCCAAAGCATTCAGTTGTTGGTGGGGTCAATCCCAAGGTTCCATCTGGCATCATAGTGGCAGGTCCTGGAGGAGATGGGGTACCTGCTGGCACTGGAGCAGGGGGCATGGCGCCTCTGTTATTTATGCCCACAGCACCTCCCATAGCCATCTGGCCCATCCATATCTCCTGTTCTCTCGCATCAGGGCATGTTCCCTTGAATCCTTCCTGCTGTCGCCACATCATTTCTTCCCGTTGCCGCTGCATCTCTTCCTCACGGCGCCTGCTTTCCTCCTCCTGGCTGAGCTCCAGTTGCTTTCGTTTTTGCACTTCTTGGTTGTGCAACTCTTCCATCCTCCGAAGTTCTTCTTGATGCCTCATCAAATCCTGTCTCATTAGCATGACCTGGTGCTCATGGTGAACATCCTCCATTTCCATATCCAGCTTCTCACAAGCTTCCTTGATGTTGCGGTTCACTTggtcctgctgctgcttctccatctcaGTGAGTGCCTTCCAGCGCATGGCATACTCATACTCAAAGGAGCCAGGCTGTGCAAATCTGAGTGGCTGCTCTCCCTCCTTGTGAAATTGCTGGTTCTTTATAACCAGCTTCTCTGGAAGTCCCTCTTCATCATCCAACTGGTCCATGGGCTCCACAATCACAAGCCGAGGAAATGTGGTTAGCAGGAAGGAGCCTTCACTGCACCTGTCCAGAGCTTTCCaagcagctggcttccctgagaATTCAACAATGCCTTTTCCTGAGGGCCTTCCTAGATCATCCACGATGACTACAGCCCTTTCCACCTGGCCAAACACCGAAAAGGCTTCCTCCAGAAGTTCATTGGAAACATACTGAGGAAGGTTTTGGACTGCAAGGGATGCACTATGGCAGGCAAAGCACACACACAGCTGCTTTCCACGGAGTGGCATGTTGGCCAGTTCTACTTTGGCAATCTCCACTAGGGTTTGTGTTTGCAAGTGGATAAAGCCAAAGCCCTTATCCTTATGAATGAAGACTTCACCTGCCTTCCCATATTTCTCAAATAGTTTCCTCATCTCCTCCTCAGTGATGTCAAGAGGAAGATTGCCCACAAAGAGCCAGCTACGTTGGGTGAAGGTCTTCTTTCCTTGTTTCCTAAAATTCTTCAGGTCAATAGTCAAGGCTTCATTTTGGCTGCTGGCTTCTTGCCCATTTGCAGGTATTGGTGGCGGTGGtggctgctgctgttgctgctggaggtgctgctggtggtgatgctgatgatgcttCCTTGGAGTATGGTTTTGCTCCTCCAAGTTAAAGGTTTTATTGTTCTGCATTTTTGCACCCCTCTACCGACTGTTCTCTCCTCAGAGTAACTGTGATGCTACACAGCCTCTACAGTTCcgagaaaaaaatgtgtggtaCTTTATTAActcattatttaaaatctatCAAGCAAAGTTGTGACTGAGGTTGTATATAGAGGAATCAATGTAGAAATATCATTGCACAATTgattttaatgtataaatataacaaaatattttcttaatgagTGCCAATATATAAAAGTAAGCATCGTCTTACACACTCTTAGACTTTCAAGCAAAGAGCTTTCATTGCAAACCTTGAAACTCTGAAGTTTATGAAATATGTTAGACCACAACTCTCTTCTGTGTTTAAggtgtatgtgttgtgtgtgaaTCTCATGACACTTTTGGGATATTTGGGATGAGTCTGAATTGTTTGTTTACCCAGGGGGACAAAAGGAAATGCTGATAGATATTCCAAGTTATTGGATATTAATTCCCACTActcttattaatattaaaaattctttcctctttAGTCTATTTTACTCAAgtagtatatattttctaaataaagctAGGATCATATTGTTGTCCTGTACATTTTTGAATGTTTGGACAATTCACCTATGTCCActtattttcaatttactttttgtttcttgcaGGAGAAAGTGAAAACATTGGACCCACTGCTGAGGAAGAGGTGTGCAATTTATTCTGTTGCTTATTACTTTCtgtaaagaaagatattttattatatgcTCCATATAACAATATGTTTCCATTTGGATAGAAAATATAGTCATGAATAATTCCTTCAAAGGGATCATTTTGAGGTTGAAAGGAAGGAGGCCATGTTTTGTTAAGGCACtcaaaataccatttattttttaagaaaaatcttcaaGGTGACATAGCTAAACCGATAGAGAACATAGATTATTCTAGCTAGTAATTTGATTACAATGTCTTGGAATCATTCAGAATTTCAAGGGAGATAGTTTGAAGATCCTCCTTCCTGTGATGAATTTCTAAAGCACTGTCTTTGCATTTCACACATGACTGAAGAGCCAAACCACTGTGTTCCAAAAACCTATCACGGAATTCTGAGGtcataaaataatatacaatggGATCAAGACAGCAATTCAGATTCGCAAGATGTAGAGAAATGATGTGAAAACATATGGTGCTCTTAATAAAGGAACAGTTTGAAAAGACATGTTGTTTCACCATCATAAAGAATGGGAAGTTGAAGTGGTAAGGAGTGAAACACACAATGAACACCACTGCACACATCAGGACCATCCACAaagccttttttctctctttggtaTTCTGAAGGGGAACTTGGAATTCTTGtaaagattttctcattttccatgtGCAATAAGTAATAATTACAACAGGtaaaaaaaaccctccaagtTCAGCTACAGTTATCATGCCAATGGAGGAAGCCATGCTAATGTGTTGAAACACTAAATCGGCAAAGCAAGATTCAGTGTTGTTGGTTAAGCCAGAATGTCTCAGAATTGGAAGTGGCAAACAGGCAGTCCCCACAATGATCCAGATGGCAGCACTGATGCCCACATCATACCTACGCTTCCAGTTTCTGGCCCTAAAGGGTTTGAGCAGAAAGTAACACCTCTGAAGGCTGATGCATGTCAGAAAATAAATGCTGGCATACATGTTGAGATACTTCAGGTAGAAGCACAGCAGGCAAAGGGCCTTCTGGAAGGGCCAGTGGTGGCTGATGTAATAGTAAATCCGGAGGGGTAAGGACAGCACGTGAGCAAGGTCAGCCACAGAGAGGTTGATCATGAAAatgatggctttatttttcttgccaatGAAGCGGCACAGAACCCACAAGACTGCACAATTGGCCAGAAGACCAGGGATGAATATGAGGATGTAAGTGGTTGCATAGAGAGAGTACTGAAATGACACTTGAAGATCAGTGCACTTTGTTCTTACACTGTTTGTGCTGTTACTTCCCATCTTGAGGATGTATGTTCCTTCCTTAAGGAAAGCATTAGAGTGATGATTTCTGcagaaaatagagtaaaaataaGGTCAAGGGCATGCCAGTTCATATTTGggtatacaaatatatttgtgtCCTGCCAAAAAAGTATTCAAGTATTCAAGTGTGAACTTTCACAAATTCAAAAGGTATTTTTTATGTAAACTGAGAATATCATGGCAATCTACAAATATATAACAGCATTGTGGAgcatatttttagaaatcaaGAAGATCACTGTTTTGGCTATAACCTTAGTCAGGTTTTCCCTTAGTAGTCAGAAGGAGTAATCAAACTTATAGAGATAACCAACAAGCAAGATCTTACTGCAAAATTTCCCCAGACATACATTCCAACACTTTCCTGGGTTTCTATATTTCAGTATTACAGTTGTCTCCATCTGCATTTTCAAAGTTTGAGATCTAGCTGAGTTTCCAATCATTAATGCTGGAAAAGATTAAAACTGAATCAATTTTAAATTACAACCTTATCAGGGGTTAGGTGACTGCTGAGATGAGTCTGTGAACCTTTGGGAATGAAACACAAGATAAGGGCCTGGGAAGGGCTGGCAGGTCACCAGTCCTTGAAAGGATGGAAACTTGGAAAAAATGGTGCAATGCAGATAAACTTTAGCTCCTTCAGAATTTGGGCTGAGGGCAAAATTAGTCCTGCTTGTATGTCATGACACTTTTCTTGAAGCTTCTGTAGCTTTAAAGATCTGTGTTTATTAATAGAATTATGTCAACTTCAGACATTCACATTTATTGAGACTATCCTTGCCACCATTTCAAACAACTACCAGAGTATGTGAAAAACTAGAAGGTATCTAGTGGTAGTTACAGAAAAAAAGGCTATCTCTAATTCAGATCCTGAGGCGAGTTCAGTgaaaagttattaattttgaATTGTTACATTTTTAACAATCATAATTGTTAAAGAGTTCTTCCTTCTAGTGAGTTAAAATCTGTATCCTTGTCATTTTAACCTAGTTCTGCCTATCAATGTCAAGTAAAGTTC includes:
- the LOC113931301 gene encoding non-POU domain-containing octamer-binding protein-like — encoded protein: MQNNKTFNLEEQNHTPRKHHQHHHQQHLQQQQQQPPPPPIPANGQEASSQNEALTIDLKNFRKQGKKTFTQRSWLFVGNLPLDITEEEMRKLFEKYGKAGEVFIHKDKGFGFIHLQTQTLVEIAKVELANMPLRGKQLCVCFACHSASLAVQNLPQYVSNELLEEAFSVFGQVERAVVIVDDLGRPSGKGIVEFSGKPAAWKALDRCSEGSFLLTTFPRLVIVEPMDQLDDEEGLPEKLVIKNQQFHKEGEQPLRFAQPGSFEYEYAMRWKALTEMEKQQQDQVNRNIKEACEKLDMEMEDVHHEHQVMLMRQDLMRHQEELRRMEELHNQEVQKRKQLELSQEEESRRREEEMQRQREEMMWRQQEGFKGTCPDAREQEIWMGQMAMGGAVGINNRGAMPPAPVPAGTPSPPGPATMMPDGTLGLTPPTTECFGQAATMEGIGAIGGTPPAFNHAAPGAEFAPNKRRRY
- the LOC113931552 gene encoding putative P2Y purinoceptor 10; protein product: MGSNSTNSVRTKCTDLQVSFQYSLYATTYILIFIPGLLANCAVLWVLCRFIGKKNKAIIFMINLSVADLAHVLSLPLRIYYYISHHWPFQKALCLLCFYLKYLNMYASIYFLTCISLQRCYFLLKPFRARNWKRRYDVGISAAIWIIVGTACLPLPILRHSGLTNNTESCFADLVFQHISMASSIGMITVAELGGFFLPVVIITYCTWKMRKSLQEFQVPLQNTKERKKALWMVLMCAVVFIVCFTPYHFNFPFFMMVKQHVFSNCSFIKSTICFHIISLHLANLNCCLDPIVYYFMTSEFRDRFLEHSGLALQSCVKCKDSALEIHHRKEDLQTISLEILNDSKTL